Sequence from the Cucurbita pepo subsp. pepo cultivar mu-cu-16 chromosome LG02, ASM280686v2, whole genome shotgun sequence genome:
ATTAGAAACATTGAACGAGAACCAACTAATCGCGTGCAATTTTTATATGCCAACTTTCTAACCTCTTTGCAGTATCCGAAGATATCAAATAACTGCGACTTAGCCACTTGTAGGAAACCTGAGTAAAAATGCTGAACGAAATTAGCAGGTGTTGGCGAGCTAGAAACTAAATTTACTCCAATTCCTAgattataataaagaaaaataaagaaaaaaatgtacatcaaaactataaaaaaaaatgcccaGTGATCTTATGGAACTGATGCAGAACTCCTCAGTCAAAAATGGCCAAGTCAGCCCTTGGAAGCAAAACCTGAATGACTAATTGAAAGCACAAAAAACCCccaaaatttcttccttttccctaGTACAATTTTCACCAtccaaaaacataaaatacaGAAAATTCATAGAAGAAATTTAAAAGCTCTTTGGTGATGAGCCTCTCCCTATATATAAACAACGTAGGGCAACacctaaaaaaatgagaagacATGTTACATTTGTCTTGGAAATGTTACTTTCCGTGATAGAGACGAATTTTTCATAGAAACATAAATCACAACCTCTCAATATAGCGTTTGCATCAAAACTATAAAACAACTCAGCAACAAAATTAGCTTACAAATGACTGGAAGGCCACTGGCCGAGGAAAGAGTTAAATCGCCGTTAATCCAGGCCAAAAGCTTCATTATCGGCATAAACatgatgaacaaaataaattcaatcgaaattaacaaaaatagagTAGTAGTAGACTGGCTCCATgaaccaaagaaaagaaactgaaaTGAAATACGATTAAGAAGACTGGTAAACGGCGAAAATAGAATCTAAAGGAAGAGGAAGCGAGCGAGGGGTAGTTACCACTTGAAGCTTATCGGCGACGAGGGATTCGATGTCCTGGAGAATGCCTAGGGTTTCGATATCAGCCATTTGCGTTGAAGTACTATCACCTCCTCCGACGGAGAATGCGATGGGAAGACGACGGAGAATGAGAAGGGGAAGTAGGGGCGCGAGATagagagaatgagagagaTCAAAGATTTTCCCTCCTCGACTACTCACTCTTTCCCGCCATTTCCAAACACGGAATTTTGTATGCCTTTCTTTTACGCCGTAACTCTCTACTTTTCCTCTCCCTTTTAAGTTTCCCTAAATgctcaaataaaaatatatatatatatatatatatatatatatatatatatatatatatatatatatatatgagagaGAATTTTGccctatatttttaattttaaattttgcattATTACCTAATTTTTGCTCTCATGAAatctcatatcgattgaaaaatgaaacgaaatatttcttattataaaagtgtgaaaatctctttctaatagacggttttaaaatcatgagacgACGAATTATGTAACGAGCCAatgcggacaatatctgcttgtaATGGGTTGGGCTGTTGCAAAttgtatcaaagctagacaccgagccgTGTGTTAAATGATGATATCACTTGAAACAACGTGacaataattgaaaaacataTTATGTTGTGTAGACCTGTCATCCACTattctaattgttttttttttttaattcattcagtctatttttttttttttttaattcaaacgaatgatttgatttggttatttgggttagatttgatttgattatttggattagatttgatttggttatttggattagatttgatttggttatttgaattagatttagtcAGGAATATTTTGTGTGTCACATTGTATTTATTGAGTGACATATTGGTGAGAGTCTATATAGCGTGATAGTGAGGTATTCACTTGTaacgttttgtttttattagtGATGATGTGTTGCTACCCGTAGATGTAGGAAAACTTTTTCTCCGAAACGTTTTGgtttattagtgattggttgctacccATGGATGTAGGATGTGTTGCTACCCGTAGATGTAGGGgaacttcttctctccgaaccatgtaaatatcttggtgtctctttgtgtaattccATTAATTGGTattgtgagtacatttgttccgctttcgACGTACAAcagttttgaaacatttaaaaacattaaggGTAATCTTGTAATTTTAAGTGTACGacaaagtttaaaattattttttttataatttgatctttttaacttttcaaaaaatgttaaattatgagtgtaaaaacctttctctaacaaacgcgttttaaaactgtgaggcttgACAACGATGTGTAACATCGTACAAGTAATCTATCAAATCATCACTCTACATGAACAATTCATAAATAGagatacaaaaatatatacatatacaaagatacaaaaatttagattaagtGAATGATATTCAACAAGCACATGAGTACCATTCATGGTGGTTACATATCTACGATTTGATATTCTATCGTGTTTTCTAACAACTAAAGATAGTAGGATCATATGATTGTCTCATAAGATTAGTCGTACAAACTGATTCTGACATTCGAGATTTTTAATACACTACATCAAGTAGCTGGATGTTTACTATGTGAAGATGTAAACTTCATCGAATCCCTTCCTACATTTGCACATCAAGATGAAAAAAGGAACTCTGTTACAAAAGGATCAACAAaaccaacaagaacaagagcaAGATCTAGAGAGTAACTTGGACTTACCCAGCTTTGCCACCAAAAGTTGGGCTATAGTTGTAGATGATACTTTCAAGAACCTTCTGTGCAGGTGGTCTGTTCGATGATTTTCTGGCTTCCCTGTACACACAAATATTGAAGTTTAAATTTCCTTACAAACTTTGCCATATGAATCATAAGAACCCACCAAAAAGTTTTACTATTCAAACTGATTGCTAATGGCTATTGgatatgtgagatctcacatccgttggaggaaaacgaaacattctttataagggtgtagaaatctctttctaatagacgcgttttgaaatcgtgaggttgacggcgatacgtaacgagctaaagcgaagaatatctgttagcggtgagcttgggctgttacaaatagtatcagagctaaactTGGGCAATGTGCTAACAAGGACTCTGGGCCCTAAgggggtgtggattgtgagatcctacatcggttggaaaggggaacgaagcattccttataagggatgTGAAATCCTccctctagtagacgcgttttaaaatcgtgaggctgacatcgatacgtaacgggtgaAAACGGtcaatatccgctagcggttACAAGATCCTTAGGCCAACTTTAAGGTACACTCTCTCCTCACAGATTTAGTGATAGGCCTCCTGTTAAAAAGGTGTATAGAAAGAAGTTGTCATGTTCTAACCTGACCAAGTGGTTGGCAACATGCTGCGTCACTTCAATTGCATACTCCGTGTGCGGAATCATGGAGTAGCCCCACTCAAAGGTGTTTTTCTGCAAGCAAACGTAGAATCTTAGGCGCTCGATTGATATATACATCAACAAAGATCATGACCAACGTTATGAGATGGTCTTTTATGTAGGATATTGCTGTCTAAAACGAAAAGAACAGAGCATCCAACAAGTTTGGAATTATCAGTTAAGCAGAAAGTGagaaataatttgatttagtttttagtGACTTATTTTGTTTAGGGGGAGAGGATGTCATGCATGTGACCACAGGATGCTCGACCATATGTTTAACCATGTCTAGCCCACCTTGCCACACAccctgtgagatcccacatcggatggagcaaggaacgaaacattccttataaaggggtgtagaaacctctccctaatagatacgtaatgggctaaaacagacaatattagACAATTAATTACCTCAGGATGCCACTGAAATGCAGTCACGGGATAATCCCGAGCTTGAACCGTGGAAACATAGACCTGTAATCGACATAAGCATTACTGAAGGTGCAACAGGTACAGGTAGAGGTAGAGGAGCATTGAATAAGTGCAGTTATATGAAGTCTGATACTGTTTTGTAAAGAGTTGAGAGAAATTTGACAGTACCTTATTGTCTATATCATTACTAGTTGTCAATATCTGAAAAAAACTGGAtagttctttattttgttcaaaCCTCCCTGGTGAGATACCAAACTGTATGGAAAAGAAGACAATCTATATTAGTACGAATTAAGTTATCGAAAGAATGTCGATCAATCATCGATCGCACCCACAAGAACTTACACGATGGTTTTGCATTACAATACAATCTGTACTCAACTTCTCGAGTAAATAAGGCGGAAATCTACAGGTGAAAAGAACATCGATAGCAAGTTAAAGGATATAAACATAAAACAGCCTCATAAAAGATAGGATATGAACATAAAACAGCCTCACGAGCACGAATAACATTGTGGGATCTTCACctcctccccttgaacaaagatCAGTTCTTATCAGGGATGGTTTGACTTGATAGGGCACACTTTGTTTCACTTTGAGGATTTTCTCCAGCTAGGTTCAGACACgacgactctgataccaattgttaagGACAATATAACCTTTACCTATCTCAGCGATGTTATGATATTAACGACTTTGGTCATAAGCccttatggctttgcttttcgTTCCAACCAAAAGACCCAACAACAATGGAGAGTATTGTCCTCAATTATATACCCATGTGTGATCACTCCCGTTCCTAGCCTATGCAGATACACAAAACTTGAAGAAACTAATACATTTCCTGAGCTGAACAGTTCAAATGCTATCCATATGGCAAAGGCCTTCAACTCTACATTTGGGGAAGGAATGTATCTTTAAGTATCAATTTGAGTTAATCAAAATCCCTTTGGAACAACCATGAAGACTGGTACATACCTTTGGAAGACCGTTCCTTGAATATTCACATTGTCCACAAATTCCAGAGTTGATGCCATATATGATGAGTTAAATGGTTCGAGAATGTTCCTATCCTGTAAATAAAGACGAATATGATTCATATGCGGAAATTATTTGACCCTGATGATTCATATGTGTAAATAAAGACGAATTGgcttttgtaacagcccaagcccaccactagcagatattgtccgcttttcCTTCTGGGATTCTcctaaaggttttaaaacgtgtctgctagaaaGAGATtgccacacccttataaagaatgattcgttctcctcccaaccaatgtcggatctcacaatccaccccctttgaggcacagcgtcctcgttggcactcgttccctccTCCAATCAATGTCGGGGCCCAgtgggagaggtttcctcacccttataaagaaggtttccttctcctccccaactgatgtgggatctcacaatccactccccttcgaggcccagcatcctcgctggcactcgttcccttcttcaattgatgtCGGGGCCCagggggagaggtttccacacttttataaagaatgttttgttctcctcccccaaccgatgtgggatctcacaatccacccccttcaaggcacAACGTCCTctctggcactcgttcccttctccaattgatgtcgGGGCCCagggggagaggtttccacactcttataaagaatgttttgttctcctccccaaccgatgtgggatctcacaatccacccccttcgaggcccagcgtcctcgctggcactcgctcccttctccaattgatgttggggaccaacgtccttgctggcacaccgcctattGTCTGGCtctagtaccatttgtaacagtctaaacccaccgctagcagatattgccctctttgggcttcccctcaaggttttaaaacgtatctactgaggagaggtttctacatccttataaagaatgtttcgttctcctcttcaagtgagatctcacacctTAATTCTCCAGAAAAAAACCAAGGGAATTCAAAAAAAGGATTGCAGAATCATTTCGTCAATGATAGGGAATGGATAACCTTGCTGATGATCATGCTTAAGATTTCAAAACCCAAGCAAACGGCATACAAAGGGAAACGTTCCCCAGCATCATTCCTCTCCAAAATTTTCTGCAGAAACACCACAATCAATCACATTATGGAAAAACGCTTTGAGTAAACAGTCTAATTATAGCAGAAGACAAGATAACCTTAAAAATCTTCTCAACAACGGAATAGTATAAACCCTTTTTAGCCCAGCCGCCAGTGAAGAGCACTCCATTGACCAAATCGAGCTTCTGCAACATTTTTGTAAGAACTTAGCTCGATCATCCCTAATTGAGCTTCGCGAGGTTTCAAAATTCACAAACCCTAATCATTACCTCGAAAATAACCTCAAGCGGCTCGGTATAGATAATCGGAATAACTCTCGCTCCGGCCGATTCGACGAACTTGACATACGAGGCAGCAATATAAGAAGCATTCGTCGCATTGCTTAATCTACCAGACGCACCATCGCCGGGATGGCTAAGAATTCCGATCACCGGATGGTAATTCAACTTCAGATCCATTTTCGTACACGAGGAAGACGAATCGAGACCAAATTGAGACGGCATAATAATGTTCGGGAACGAATTAGCTGCGTCGACGAGGCTAAATTTGAGGGATAAGACGATCGAGAAGGAGATCCATAGgtatttgaagatgaaaatcgGAGACGGAGAAAAAGTGCAATGGGATTGGCGGCCGGCGTCAACCACTTCTTTTAGCATTGTGGGAACAGTAGCAGGTAGAATAATTTCTGTGGAGAACTGAGAGGAAACGACTTCACAATGATTCGATGAAGACGAAGACCACCATTGATGTCCCGTCTGGTCAGACGACCAGCAAAAATATCTCCTCTAACAGGAGTCAAAATTATGAGAAATAACCAGTAGCTTTCTTTTACTCGTTAAATGTCGATATCAATCGACATGTCGTAGTGACAACATAGTTTGGACGACACGTCGATTGTAATATCTCAAAAATATCCatcaattattatatatatataaaagttgtGGCTATCCAAACTTGTCCTGTCGTTCgaattttgatttaaagttttgtatcaatcaaaatattctctcatactaattattttaacacGTGTTTGTCGTGTTTGTACGTCGGGTTGGTAAGAACAACTAAATAGtagagattttaattattttaacacGTGTTTGTCGTGTTTGTACGTCGGGTTGGTAAGGACAGCTAAATAGTagagattttgaatttatctTCAACATTAACTTTAAAGTTGACTTTGATTTCTTacggttgaatttttttcaaaagtcgTTTATGAGAACGTCAGTCTGCTCGTTGTAGATAAGAGGAATAACCCTAGCACTGATAGACTCGACAAACTTCACTTATGACGTCGGAATATACGATACAAAAGAGTCTGCATATACTAGAGGCTCTGTTGCGGACATGGAAAAAGATTTCGATCACTGGGTCATAGTATATTAAGTTGACTTTGGTGCAGTTTTAAATTATCGCTCTCGTTCTTGATTTCAGATAGCAAGAGAAAGGCTGAATTTGGAAAGAGGACGAAATTAGGAATATAGATGATTAAATGAAGACATAAATGGGAATATCATAGGTTAAAATAATATGTGACAAATATTTGAGTATGGATAtgattaatttgttaaaaataaataaattatattatattttaagtaGAAGGGCTTGAGGCCCAATAATGAAGGCCCACTGCACGGAAGTTTGGACTTTGAACCAAGAGTTTGTGACCCGACCCGATTAGACAATCCGATTTcaacttctaattttttttatttgattattgatcttttattttttatttttataaaaaaataaaataatatcttgATTATCGAGTTAGAATTGAGATCAAATGACATTATTTACCTAAAAATATACGtgcatataattaatattttaatatatattaagttaatttaaacaaatcatTTCTGGTTAAATATGTGTTATTAGATATATCAATTTTAGCAAAAATTTGTTCGGGAGGAGGAttctaaataaagaaaggagAGGGAATGGAGAATATTTTGTCGCGCTTTGATGATAAATGGGGTTGAGGATGAGATTATATTATCAGTTTATGTGACTACATAAATGCGGTTAAGATTAGATAATATATTACTGTCTCACTTCCttaattgtaatatttaaattaaagacTATGTTGTATATTCTTTATAGTTGAAAAGTACatcataatattaaatttttaatttttataaattatattaaaccTCCCGaacacataattaaaattgcCTGGTAAGGGCTGAAAGAGTTTGATAAAAAGAGTTTGGGAATGAATATACAGCTGACTGGGTGGACAGTTGACTGGAAGAGAACTTAGATTTGCCCCGGCCATCAGGTGGTCTAGTGCTTATCTTATGTGAAATACTACACAGCAAGTGGCTGTTCTAGGCGGGCTGCTGTGTGACAAAACTATAGATGGTGTTTGAGTTCAGTTCGTAAActctctttcggctttcccttgTTTACTGTGTTTGAATAACGACTGGAAGAGAACTTAGATTTGCACCGGCCATCAGGTGGTCTAGTGCTTATCTTATGTGAAATACTACACAGCAAGTGGCTGTTCTAGGCGGGCTGCTGTGTGACAAAACTATAGATGGTGTTTGAGTTCAGTTCGTAAActctctttcggctttcccttgTTTACTGTGTTTGAATAACGAACCATAACAATAATAGATGGTAGTGTAATAGAGGTGAAGGATAATTCAGGTTTCATTTGAGAATCAAtagaaatgaatgaaaaaatagggagaggagtcccatcAGGTTCAGGTTCCGGTGAAGTGGCTTTATCCGTTCCGTTccggattgaatgaattttcataataatttattatgagtttttataataaagaNaataatattttaattaaatatgacttcttaaaaaaacagtaaaaaatttagatatttagcaaaaaaaaaattatccccAGTTAACTCAGCAAATTTACTATTTCTAatttcataaaagaaaaaaaaatcttcaagaCGCGGTAACTTTTGCAACAATGACGGTAATATCATCGATCTTCCCTCCACGGTGGATCCGGCCGGCCTCCCGGGCCTCCTCCGCAAACGGACCGTCATTTACCGTATCGGAGGAGTTACACAACGCCAACTCCGCCAACAGTCCGGCCAAATCCTCTGCCGTATCTACCGCCACCTCCGCCACCAGAATATCCTCAATCTCCTTCGCGAACACATTGTCAAAAAGCCCGTCCGTTCCGATTACGATTACATCTCCAGCCGCGATCTGAATCTTCCCACTCCACGCCGCCGCCGGCTTATCGTACTTCTCACCAACCCCCATCTGACAGGGACGGTTAAACCCCCGCCGCTGCACCGGCGACCGGTAAGAAAACATCCCGCCTCTGAAAATCATGAACCCACTGTCGCCGACATTCGCCGCCCGTAAAAACCCACCATCGAAGGAGACAATACACGCCGTCGACGACCCAGCGGCAGTGGTCCGGGAGTGGGCCTCCGTCAATACACGTTTTGGTTTCACCACAGCGCCAGTATCTCCGGAAACGGCAACTACACAGTTCCCAATGAGTTCTCTGGCGTACACGCCGGCGTCGATGCCCTTGGAAGCCCAACCACCAACGCCGTCCGCCACGCCGGCAACCAATTTATCGGAAAATACGAAGTGGGCGTCTTCTCCGAGGGGTTTTGAAGGGTTGTGTTTGGGAATGTAGAAGGAGCCAATCTCTACTTTGAGAATCGGcgccgccgtcgccgtcgccgtcgccgttAATGACCTTGAATAAGGAAATTTATGGGTTCTGGAAATTCTGTtgactaattttcttttgattatcATCGTGGAATTGTGATTTGGGAAATAATGAAGATTGATTATATATAGATAATTAAGAAGTTTATGGATTCCCATTAggaaatttttagtttaagtGGACATAGAATTAAATGACACACTCCTTTTTCGATTTTAATTTAANaaagaaattgaaatcttGACAAATAAGCCACCGACCAAACGTTGACTTTCTTATtccaatttaataaatttaatcaacaaacttaaaatgttGGTTATTTTTGTACTAAAATAAGATGTTGCCGTTTTTTTGAATTGAGTtgttggtttttattttttttatttttttatttttaattttaaaattatttaaaaatttatatttatttacccTACGtgttatattaatatctagaaatctcataaaatttaaatattaaacatttataatgaaaattaagtaGGGCATCGTTGTAttgtaactttattttaatcaacCCACCAACCCAAGTCGGAAAATAAATGTAACCCAAACTAAGTTTTATGGTTTGAGTTGGGTAGTCGAGTGGTTGtattgtaactctatttttgggttggttgggttTGTTGAGTTAactcggaaaaaaaaaaaaaaaatcaacccaCTAACCCCGAAAAGAAATATAACCCAACCTAAGTTTtatggtttgggttgggtaatCGAGATTGGATTACATAATCTGaggttaaaatttttaattttgaactttaaaatacagttaaaaaaaaaaagaaaaaaaaatatatattttgatgcaATTTCGAAggttaaaaaagtaaaaacacgTGAAAAAACTTATtggaaaaatgataataataattacaattatctattaatttaaattacaaattaaatgttttaaaagtgataatttaaaactattaaacATTCTCCCGTCGTTTGGAGTTAAGATTTGGGAATGACACGCGTGTTTCGCAGGCACGCTTCTTTGTGCAAAACTTTGTCGATTCGATCTTCTTTCGACTCAAATCTCTATGCCTctgtttcaatttcatctgCATTAAAGCATAGGATTCAAGGTCCATTTTCCGGCAATGGCGCGACGAACCTACACTACGGAATTGGGCTGCATAGCTTGTGAGGAGCTTGACGATTTTGGCGCTGGAAATGAAGGCTGGCTCGTTGACAACCCCAATCTTCTATGTGCTCTTGATTCGCACTCTCTGGCGCTGGCCAATCGATCCGTCATCCTTGTTCTTGGTTGGGTCGGTTCCGATGGGTATCAGGTGAAGATCAAGCCTTCTGATTTGTCTCCGATCGAAGCGGAGTACATCTCCGCTTTAGAATGGTTGGTGTTAGATGAAATTAAGGTGATTTTGGCCGGGACTTCTTGTGGTTATTTGCTGATTTACTCCTTAAGTGGGGAGTTGATTCTTAAGCAGGTACCTAGCCTATCTTGTCGCTTTTGATTGTCTTTTATACGTTTTTAGGTAATCATTTTGATATGGGGAATTGAAGATGTTTTAGCTCACAACTGTTTTAGTAGTCAGAAGATGTAAAATTATGGAAGTACTTGTGGGTTTAATATGATCTTTCACCTGGAAAGATGCTGGTGGAATGGTAGAGTCACTTATCTATTTATACACTTGATTGGTAGTTCATAAATTCAGATGATATAATGACtgttattattcattttggaTTAATTGGTAGTATGATCGTGAAGATGACTCCAATTTTTCTTAATGGTGATGGAATTTGTTTCCAATTTGTGTATTTTTAGATGATCCATCCTGCAAGAATTCTAAAAATTAGGGTTCGTGGTTTGAAGAGAGATTTATCCTATGGATCTTCGTACGAGGAGGTTTCGATTGTTATGCCAGGCGTAATTGCCCGCATTG
This genomic interval carries:
- the LOC111787664 gene encoding probable protein phosphatase 2C 55, with translation MIIKRKLVNRISRTHKFPYSRSLTATATATAAPILKVEIGSFYIPKHNPSKPLGEDAHFVFSDKLVAGVADGVGGWASKGIDAGVYARELIGNCVVAVSGDTGAVVKPKRVLTEAHSRTTAAGSSTACIVSFDGGFLRAANVGDSGFMIFRGGMFSYRSPVQRRGFNRPCQMGVGEKYDKPAAAWSGKIQIAAGDVIVIGTDGLFDNVFAKEIEDILVAEVAVDTAEDLAGLLAELALCNSSDTVNDGPFAEEAREAGRIHRGGKIDDITVIVAKVTAS
- the LOC111789236 gene encoding gamma-glutamyl hydrolase 2-like, which codes for MLKEVVDAGRQSHCTFSPSPIFIFKYLWISFSIVLSLKFSLVDAANSFPNIIMPSQFGLDSSSSCTKMDLKLNYHPVIGILSHPGDGASGRLSNATNASYIAASYVKFVESAGARVIPIIYTEPLEVIFEKLDLVNGVLFTGGWAKKGLYYSVVEKIFKKILERNDAGERFPLYAVCLGFEILSMIISKDRNILEPFNSSYMASTLEFVDNVNIQGTVFQRFPPYLLEKLSTDCIVMQNHRFGISPGRFEQNKELSSFFQILTTSNDIDNKVYVSTVQARDYPVTAFQWHPEKNTFEWGYSMIPHTEYAIEVTQHVANHLVREARKSSNRPPAQKVLESIIYNYSPTFGGKAGKGFDEVYIFT